Below is a window of Diaminobutyricibacter sp. McL0608 DNA.
GCTCGTGCGCAGTCTGCCGTGGGACCGGCCGGCCGATGCCGCCCACCCGGGGAGCGCGCACGCTGCGGGGCGGATTCGTCATCCGGTCACCTGCTTTCTGGCGGACGTGAACTGTCTCAAGGCGGTCGCCTCCCAACCGGAAGACTAAAGGCACCGGCACCGCATCTCGTGGAGACCCGGCGGGCAGTTGCAATTTCACAGCGCGGCAGCCGCCGACGCGGCTCTGCGGCCGCGGTCAGTCGTCCGTCTCGTCGCCCAGCAAGTCGTTCACGGCCTGCTGGAAATGGCGGCCACGCTCCGCGTAGTCGGTGAACTGGTCCATGGATGCCGCAGCGGGCGCGAGCAGCACCGTGTCTCCCGGCTGGGCCGCCTCCGCCGCGAACCGTACCGCCTCGCGCATCACATCGGCGGGAGCATCCGCATCGACCTCGAACACCGGAAGGTCCGGGGCGTGACGCCGCAGCGCATCCCGGAGCCGTTCGCGCTCCACCCCGATCAGGACGGCGGCGCGCAGGTGATCCGCATGGCCTTTCACCAGCTCTTCGACTTCGACTCCCTTGAGAAGTCCGCCGGCGACCCAGACCACCGACCGGAACGCGCGCAGCGACGCGTCAGCGGCATGCGGGTTGGTCGCCTTGGAGTCGTCGACCCAGCTGATGCCGCCCTCGATGCGGATGAGCTCGATCCGGTGCGCGTCCAGCCGGAAAGCGGTGAGCACTTCACGGATGACCGCCGCCTCGACGCCGTACGACCGTGCCAGCGCGCTGGCGGCCAGGATGTTCGCGACCACATGCGGAGCGGCGAGTCCGGCTTCGCGGAGATCGTCGAGCGTTGTCAGCTCGATCGCACTGGTGAACCGGTCCTCGAGGAAGGCGCGATCGCAGAGGATGCCGTCGACGACACCGAACCCGCTCGGACCGGGAACATCGAGGCCGAAGCTGATGGCGCGGGCACCCTCGATCACCTCGGCGTCCTGCACCATCAACTCAGTGGCCGAATCGGCGCGGTTGTACACGCACGCCACCTGAGTGTTGTCGTACACCTTCGCTTTGGCCGCGCGGTACGCGTCGAAGGAGCCGTGCCAGTCGAGGTGGTCGTCGGCGATGTTCAGGCAGGCGCTCGAGAACGGCGAGAGCTCGCCACCCGGGTTGCGGTTGATCCAGTGCAGCTGGTAGCTGGAGAGCTCCACCACGAGCACGTCGAAGCCCTGCGGGTCGCGGATGGCGTCGAGCACCGGGATCCCGATGTTCCCGCACGGCGCCGCACGATAGCCGGCGGCTGCAAGCATCGTCGCAGTGAGCTGAACGGTGGTGGTCTTGCCGTTGGTGCCGGTGACCGTGATCCAGTCGGCGGGCTCCCCCACCTTGTCACGCAGACGCCACGCGAGTTCGACGTCGCCCCAGAGCGGGATGGCGCGCAGTTCCGCCCAGCGGAGCAGAGGGTGGTCGTAGTGAAAGCCGGGCGAGACGACAATCAACTCGGGGTCGAAGTCGAGCAGCCGCTGTGGCGGGTCGGCGAGGTCGGGATCTTCGACGAGCTCGGCGCCGATGACGCTCAGCAGCATCGCGCGCTCCTCGTCGGCCCTGGCCGCGACCACCAGCACACTCGCGCCCAGTTCGGTCAGCGTGTCAGCGACCGAGAACCCCGTTATCCCGATCCCGAGCACGGCGACCCGCAAGCCCGACCAGTCCGATCGCCAGCTGGTGAGCCCGGCGAGCCGATCTGCGGGGGTCTCCGAAGGTCCGGCAGAGGATGAGTCGCTCATCGCGCAAGCCACTCGAGGTAGAACGAACCGACGCCGGCCGCGACCAGCAGGCCGCCGATGATCCAGAACCGTACGACGACGGTGATCTCCGCCCACCCCTTCAATTCGAAGTGATGGTGGATGGGACTCATCAGGAAGATGCGTTTACCGTGCGTCAGCTTGAAGTAGAGGCGCTGCACGATCACCGACCCGGCCTCGATCACGAAGATGCCGCCGATCAGGAGAAGCAGAAGTTCGGTGTGGCTGAGGATCGCGAGCGCGGCGACCGCGCCACCGAGAGCGAGCGAGCCGGTGTCGCCGAGGAAGATCTGCGCAGGAGACGTGTTCCACCACAGGAAGCCGACGATGGCGCCGACGATCGCCGTCGCGACGATGGCCAGGTCGAACGGGTCGCGCACGTCGTAGCACTTGTAGATGTTCGCCGGGTCGATCTTGCTGGTGAAGCACGACTGGATCGACTGCCAGAAGCCGATGATGATGTACGAACCGAGCGCCAGGATCGAAGCGCCCGCCGCCAGTCCGTCGAGCCCGTCGGTGACGTTCACGCCGTTGGACGTCGCGGTGACGATGAAGTTGATCCACAGCAGGTACAGGCCGTAGGCCAGAATCACGCCGATCACGCCGAACCGGGTGAGCGACATGAAGTCGATCGGGGTGTCACGGATGAGCGACACGCTCGTCGATGCCGGCGTCACCCCGTTCTGCGGGAAGTTGATCGCGAGGATGGCGAAGATCGTGGCGACGACGACCTGCCCCGCCACCTTCGCCCATCCGCCCAGCCCGAGACTGCGCTGATTGCGGGTCTTGAGGAAGTCGTCGATGAACCCGACGATCCCGAGTCCCACCATCATGAACAGGACGAGGAGCGCCGAGACGGACGTCGGATCGCCGGTGATGAGAAGTGCGGTGAAATACCCGAACAACGTGGCCAGGATGATGATGATGCCGCCCATGGTGGCGGTTCCGCGCTTCGCGTGGTGGCTCTTCGGACCGTCGTCACGGATGAACTGCCCCCACTGCAACCGCCGGAAGAGGCGGATGAAGAGCGGGGTGAGAAAAAGGGTGAAAGCCATCGACAGGGCACCGGACGTCAGGAGAGCTCTCACGAGAACAATTCTCCCAGTCGATCGCCCAGAAACCGGAGGCCGGCCGAGTTCGAGGACTTCACGAGCACCGTGTCGCCCGTTTTCAGGGCGGTAGCGAGGTGCTCGTACGCCTCATCCGGCGTGTCGAAGTAGAGGGACTCGCCGTCCCATGACCCCTCGTTGATCGTCGAGATGTGCATCCGCCGGGCGGCCGGCCCGACGATCACGAGCTGGCCGATGTTCAGGCGGACCGCGAGGAGACCGATGCGGTCGTGCTCCTCGCCGGAGAACTCGCCCAGCTCGCTCATCTCGCCGAGGACTGCGACGGTGCGCTCGCCGGGGCCGGAGATCTGGGCGAGCGTCTTCAGGGCTGCAGCCATCGAGTCCGGGCTCGCGTTGTATGCGTCGTTGATGATCGTCACCCCGCGCGCGCCGCCCATCACCTCCATTCGCCACCGCTCGGCCCGCTGGACCGATTGGAGGGCCGAGACGATGTCGTCGATGCCGACGCCGAGCGTATGCGCTGAGGCTGCTGCGGCCAGCGCGTTCATGACATGGTGTTCGCCGAGCACGCGGAACCTGACGGGGCGCTCGACGGTCGCGGACGCACCCGTCGCACCGGGCTCGGCCGGAAGCACGAGGACGAACGAGGTCCCCTGCGAGCTCGAGACCACATCCGTCGCTCGGACGTCGGCGCGGGCGTCCAGCCCGAACCACAGCACCCGGGCCGACGTCTTGTCCGCCATGGATGCGACCCTCGGGTCGTCGAGGTTGAGGATCGCGACGTCGGTCGGGAGAAGGTCGGTGACCATTTCGGTCTTCGCAGTGAGCGTCGCCTCGATTCCACCGAACTCGCCGGCGTGGGCCAGACCGACTTTGAGCACGACCCCGATGTCGGGGCGCGCCATGCGCACCAGGCGCGTGATCTCGCCGATGCCGCTCGCGCCCATCTCGGCGACCAGGAACTCGGTCTCGTCCGTGACCTCGAGCATCGTGATGGGAGCACCCACCTCGTTGTTGAACGACGCGCGCGGCGCGATGGTCGGCCCGACAGGCTCCAGGATCGCCCGCAGCAGGTTCTTGGTCGTGGTCTTGCCGTTCGAGCCGGTGATGCCGACGATCCTCAGAAGGCCCCCGGCGCGCACGCGCGCGATGACCTCGGTCGCCAGGGCGCCGAGCGCGACGACCGTGTCCTCGACCACGAGCTGCGGAACGGGAAGATCGAGTTCGTGGTCGACGACGATCAGCGCTGCGCCGTTCTCGACGGCCTGTGGCGCGAAGAGGTGGCCATCGGTGAACTCACCGGGCTTCGCGAAGAAGATGGAGCCAGGAGTCACATCCCGGGAATCCGTGTGCGAGAGTCCTGAGACGGTCGTCGCGGGGGTCGAATCGGTCGGGCCGAAGACGAGCCTGCCCGCCGTCGCCCGGGCGATCTCTTCCAGGGTGAGGTCGATCATCTACAGCCACCCCGCCTCACGGAGGGCCAGCTTTGCGTCCTCACGCGCGGAATACGGGATCCTCTCGCCCGCGACCTCCTGGTAGTCCTCGTGTCCCGGCCCCGCATAGAGCACCACGTCGCCCTCGCCTGCCAGTGAGAGCGCCTTGCGGAACGCGGCGCGCGGGTCGGGAACTTCGTAGAGTTCGAGATCGGGAACCGCGTGACGGGCGCCCTCGAGGAGGGCGGCACGGATGGTCGCCGGATCTTCGTAACGCGGGTGGAAATCGGTGATGACCACGGCATCCGAGCCACGCGCAGCGATCGCGCCCATATCGGTGCGCTTGGTCGTGTCGCGGTCGCCGTCGGCACCGAACACCATCACGATCCGGCCGTCGGTGACCTTGCGGAGGGCGCCGAGCGTCGAGAGGAAGGCATCAGGGCTGTGGCCGTAGTCGATGAACACGACCGGTCCGGCATCGCCCGAGATACGCTCAGCGCGCCCGGGGATGAACGCGTCGATCCCGCCGTCGCGGTCGAGTGCCTGGGCGATGGCGCCGAGATCGTAGCCGGATTCGACGAGCATGACGATGGCGAGGGCGGCATTTGCCGCCATGTACCAGCCGAGGAGCGGCACACGGGTCTGCAGGTGGCGGCCGTCCGGCCCTTCGAGCACGAACTCGGTGTGGTCGACGCTCTCGTCGACCACGGTCATGGTCCACTCCGCGTCGCCTCCGGCGGAGCTCGACAGGGTGGTGACCGGGATGCGCGACCGCTCGACGAGGGTGCGCCCCCAATCGGAGTCCACCGTCACGACGCCCCGGCGTGCACGATCGGGCTGGAAGAGTTCGAGTTTCGCGGCGAAGTAGTCGTCCATCGCCGTGTAGTCGTCCAGGTGGTCGTGGCTCAGGTTCGTGAAGCCGACCACGTCGAAGACGATGCCGTCGACACGGTGACGGGTGAGCGCCTGGGCGGAGACCTCGACCGCGACCGCGCGCACCGCTTCTTCGCGCATCCGGGCGAGCAGGGCGTGGAGCTCGCTCGCCTCCGGGGTGGTGAGCTTGCTCGAGATCGCCGTGGTGCCGATGCGGCGCTCGGCCGTCGAGCTCAGCCCCGAGACGACGCCGAGCTGACCGAGGATGGCGTTCAGCAGATAGACGACGCTCGTCTTGCCGTTCGTGCCGGTGACACCGAACAGGGTCGCGGTGTTCTCGTCTGTGCGATAGATCCACGCGGCGACCGCGCCCAGCGCAGCGCGCGCATCCTGCGTGACGATGATCGGCAGCCCCGAGTCGGCGGCGATGGCCGCCCCCTCCTCGTCGGTGAGCACGGCGACGGCGCCGGCCTCCGCGGCTGCCGCGGCGAAACGGGCACCGTGCGCGTTCTTTCCCGGCACGCCGACGTACAGGTCGCCGGGCTCGACGGACGCCGAGCTGAGGGCCACGCCGGTCACCTCGACAGCGTCGAGATCACCGCGGCATTCGAGCCCGAATTCCGCCACGAGTTGTGCGAGCGGTCGGGCGACGGGATGCTCCGGGCGCAGTGTTGAGGGCGCCGATCCTGTCACGGGGCTCACTTTCAGTAGTACGGGTCGTAGTTCGCGGGAGCTGTCGTCGACGGCTTGACCCGGAACGTCTTCAGCACCTGGCTCATGATCGTTTTGAACAGTGGCGCCGCTGCTGCCGACGAAGTAATCGTAGTCGGGTACCCGATGTTGACCGAAACGACATATTGCGGATCGTCGACCGGAGCGACGCCCATAACAGAGACGTAGTAGCTCGGCAAGTAGCCGCCTCGTCCGTCCGGCTGCTGTGCCGTACCGGTCTTCGCAGCGACCCGGTAGCCGGGGATGTTGAGCTGCTTGGAGAGCTCACCCTGCTGCACGACGGATTCCATCATTCCCAGCGTCTGCTGCGAAGCAGACCGGGAGATCACCTGCGTCGCCTTGGGCTTCGGAACATCGGTCATGGTTCCGTCGGCCTGCTTGCAGCCGTCGATCAGCTGCAGCGGGATGCGCTTGCCCCCGTTCGCGAGCGCCTGGTACGCGCTCACCATTTGGATCTGGGTCGCCGAGACGCCCTGGCCGAACATCGTCGCGTACTTGGTCTGGTCGTCCCACGAGCTGACCGGGTGCAGGATGCCCGACGATTCGCCCGGGAAGTCGATGCCGGTGTCCTGCCCGATCCCGAAGGCCTTCAGATAGTTGTAACGGACCGTGTCGTCCATTTTGCTGCCGAGGATCGACATGCCGGTGTTCGACGACAGCATGAGCACGCCGGTCAGCGTGAGCCGTTCGGTGTCGTGGAAGCCCGAGTCGTGGAGGTCGGCCCCGTGGCCGGAGACGAAGCGGTACGGCGCCATGACCTGGGACGCCGGGGTCGCTTTGCCGTTGTCGATGAGCGCGGACGCGGTGAGCGCCTTGAAAGTGGAGCCCGGCTCGTACGGGGTCGTGAACGGCAGCGCACCCCAGTAGTTCGACGGCGTCCCGTCGACGTTGTTCGGATCGACGGACGGGTATTGCGCCACGGCGCGGAGCTTGCCGGTCTTGACCTCGGCCACGGTCACGAAGCCGAACTTCGCACCGAGCGCCGGCACGACCTGGGCGAGCTCCTGCTGGGCGAACCACTGCAGGTCGCTGTCGATCGTGGTGACCAGCTGGCCGCCGTTCTTCGCCGGCTTCTCGACGACCGTGCTTCCCGGGATGGCCACACCGTCGGCGCCGAGCTGCGATGTCTCCTTGCCGTTCTGGCCGGCGAGGCACGCGTTCTGACTCAGCTCCAGTCCGGCCTGCGCCTGACCCTCCCCACTGACGAAACCGACCAGGTTGCCGCCGACGGCGCCGTTCGGATAGGTGCGGGACGGTGTCTTCGTGAAGCTCAGCCACGGGATGTTCAGCTTGTCCAGCTGGTCGAACATCGTCACATCCATGCCCGACTTCACCAGGGCGTACTTGGACTGCGGATCCGACTTGAGCGCGTTCTGGATGAGCGCGAGGATCGCTGGTCCGCCCTTGCCGGTGATGCGGCCGATGTCGTTCACGGCCTTCGTCAGCGTGGACTGCCCATCCTGTTTCGCCGCCTCGTTCGCATCGAATGGCGACAGGGCCGCCGTGTACCGCCAGACGCTCCCGGCCAGGGTGTTCCCGGCTTCGTCCACGATGTCGCCGCGGATGCCGTACAGAGGCTGCGAGTACGACTTCGCGTTCACCGACTGCCGTTGCAGTTCGTCGGCACGCACGACCTGGATGTCCACCAGCTTGCCGCCGAGAACACCGACGGTCACGACGATGGCGGCAACCGTGACGGCCGTTCGGCGCCGCATCGACTTGCGGGTCATCACTGTGCTGGTCGTCCTTCCGTCAGCGTCACCAGTCCGCGTCGCGTCGGTGTCGCGTCCATGTCACGTCAGTGCGTCACCGGCGTCGGCAGCGCTCCGTTCAACGGTAGGGTCGTGGGCGCCGCGGGCGTGGCAGGCACGCTCGTGCTTGATGTATTCACAGTCTTCGGCGTCTTCGGGGGTGCCGCGTGCTGGTTCACCAGCGGGACGCCCGCCAGCAACGCGTTCGGAACCAGGTTGCCCTGGCCGCCCGTGACGGTTCCGGCAGCGGATGACGCGGCCTCGGGCGCGCCGAGGATCGCGCCGTCGGAGAGCCGGAGGTACGCGGGGCTGCTGTTGCTCACCATGCCGAGGGCGTTCGCACTGGCCGCCAGGTATTGGGGCGAGGCGAGGCGGTCGAGATCCTCCGACGCGGCCTGGTAGTCCCGCTGCAGTTGCTTCTGGCTGTCCTGGAGGGTGTTGAGCTGGTACGCACCCTGCGAGATCGTGATGCTCAGCAGAAGCTGCGCGATGACGATGGCGAGGAGGGTCGCGACAGCTACGATCGCGTAGACCGTGCGCGGACGAGCGCGACGCTGGCCGCGCGTCGAGACGACCTCGAGGTGGCTCGTGTGCTCCTCGTCGTGGGTGAGGGGCGCGGTTCGACCGATCCACAGCGCCCGGCGGTCTTCAGCCACGTTCGTGCTCATGAGCCCCTCCTCACTCGTTCGGCTGCTCGCAGGCGGACCGGAGTCGCGCGCGGGTTGGCCGCCTTCTCGTCGTCGTCCGCGAGCTCGGCGCCGCGGATCAGCAGTTTCAGTTCAGGTCGGTGCTCAGGGAGCTCGACCGGCAGGCCGGCGGGAGCACTCGAGGTCGATTTCGCCTGGAGGACGCGCTTGACGATGCGGTCCTCGAGCGACTGGTAGGCCTCGACGACGATCCGTCCGCCGACGGCGAGGGCGTCGATCGCAGCCGGTATCGCGCGCTCGAGCACGGCCAGCTCCTGATTGACCTCGATGCGCAGCGCCTGGAACACGCGCTTCGCCGGGTGCCCCTGACGTTGGACAGCGACCGGCGTCGCCTGCGTGATCACATCGACCAGCTGCGCCGAGCGGACGAACGGATGCTCCTGCCGGGCTTCGACGATGCGGTGCGCGTACCGCTGCGCCAGCTTCTCTTCGCCGTAGTCGCGGAAGATGCGCCGCAGGTCCGCTTCGCTGTAGGTCGCGAGAATCGTCTCTGCCGTCAGCTCGCTCGTCGAATCCATACGCATGTCGAGCGGGGCATCCTTCGAGTAGGAGAACCCCCGATCGACCCGGTCCAGCTGGAGGGAGGAGACACCCAGGTCGAACAGCACCCCGTCGATCTCGTCGAAACCCAGCTCGTGCACCGCATCTGCGATCCCGTCGTAGACCGTGTGCACCAGGTGTACGCGGTCGCCGAAACGGCCGAGCCGTTCTCCGGCGATCGCCAGCGCCTCCGGGTCGCGGTCGAGGCCGACGAGCACCAGTTCGGGGAAACGCTCGAGGAACGCCTCCGAGTGTCCGCCCATGCCGAGCGTGGCATCGACGAAGACCGCGCCGGGAGCCTGGAGCGCCGGTGCGAGCAGTTCGACGCAGCGCTCGAGGAGGACTGGCGTGTGGAGACGGTCTGCGGGAGTGTTGTCGGTCATGGCGGCGGGTGCTGCTCCTGATTCCTGATCCCCATCCATTCCGACCTGGCACCGGGGAAGTGTGTCAGGGCGGCGAATGGCTGGGAGTCAGGCGCCAGGGCTAGAAGAGTCCCGGGATCACCTCCTCCGTCGTGTTCGCGAATGAAGCCTCCTGCTCAGCGAGGTAGGTCTCCCATGCCTCTGCGTCCCAGATCTCTGCACGACTGCCGGCGCCGATGACGACCAGGTCGCGGTCGAGCCCCGCGTAGCTGCGAAGCGACTGGGGAACCGTCACGCGGTTCTGCTTGTCGGGTGTCTCGGCGCTGGCACCGGACAGGAACACACGGAGATAGTCACGGGCCTGCTTGCTGGTGACGGGCGCCTGACGGATCTTCTCGTGCAGCGACTCGAACTCGCGCTGGCTGAAGACGTACACGCAATGCTCCTGGCCGCGGGTCATCACGATGCCGGAGGCGAGCTCATCCCGGAATTTGGCCGGCAGGATGATGCGGCCTTTTTCGTCGAGCTTCGGAGAGTACGTGCCAAGGAACATCGGCTTCTCCCCCCACTCTTCCGGCCAAGGTTGCGGTGTGACTCCACTTTACTCCACTACCATCCACGATTCAATGAAATATGCTCGCTTAGCCCCACATTGGGGTCATTCGGCCGCCAAATATCAGGGATTTCAGCGGTGGAGGAAAATGGAGGCCCCGGGAGCCGGCCGAGGCCTCCAGGCACAAAAAAAGGGGCCGATCCGAAGATCGACCCAGATTCTGTTCCGCCGATGGAGGCGGGTGGAGGAGCGCCTAGTTGTTGTGGCCGTCCTGCCGCTTGTCCCACCGGTCGTTGAGCTTGTCCATGAAGCCCGGCTGCGCGGAGCTACTGCCGCCGTTGTGGTTGGCCGGGCGATCGGTCACGTCTTCCGGCGCTGCCGAACTGCGACGTGGCGGAGCGATTGCCAGGAGCACCCCGGCGAACATCAGGACGAATCCCACGACGCCGACGATCGGCACCTGGATGAACACGCCTGTGATGAGCACGCCGACCCCGACGACCGCGAGCAGGATGCCGAGGACGATCGACCGGTATGCTGGTCGACCCCGTCTGCCGCCCACTGTGGCTACGAAGTCTGCATCGTTGTGATAGAGGCTGCGCTCCATCTCTTCGAGGAGGCGCTGCTCGTGTTCTGAAAGCGGCATCCAGGTCCCCCTCTGCTCGGGTTCGACGCGTTGTGAAGCTGATTCTAACCCCGCTGGGGTAGCTAGGCTAGGCGTGTGGGAGAAAGCATACGATTCGTCGACCTGGTGCAGTCCCGAATCGATGATTTCCTCGACACCCGCTCCCCCATTCTCGTCTCGATCGGTGCCGAACTCTCCCCGATCCAAGCGTTCTCTCGGGACTTTCTCAGCGGCGGAAAGAGGTTCCGCGCCCTGTTCTGCTATTGGGGCTGGCAGAGTGCACGGTCCGTCGGTTCCGACCCCGATTCGGCATTCGTCGAATCGACCGGAGCGCTTGCTCCCGTGGTCTCGGCTGCAGGCGCACTCGAGCTCTTCCACGCCGCAGCTCTCGTCCACGACGACATCATCGACAACTCGGACACCCGCCGCGGTTCTCCGGCGGCCCATCGTCGATTCGAGACACTTCACCGTCAGGAGGGCTGGACCGGCGATCCAGCCGATTTCGGGTCGAGCGCCGCGCTCCTTCTCGGCGACCTGCTGCTCAGCTGGAGTGACGAACTCTTCGACGAAGGACTTCAGGAGCTCCCCAGCGCTTCCGGTCGCCGTGCCGCCCGTGCGGAGTTCAACCGGATGCGCATCGAGGTGACCGCCGGCCAGTATCTGGACATCCTCGAGGAGCGCGCCTGGAACACTCAGGACGAAGCCGAGCATCTGTCGCGCGCCGAGCGGGTGATCGTATACAAATCGGCCAAATACAGCGTCGAAGCACCGCTCGTCATCGGAGCCCAACTGGCCGGTGCGACGGTCGGGCAGATCGACTCCCTGCGGAGCTTCGGGCTGCCTCTCGGTATCGCGTACCAGCTGCGAGACGACCTGCTCGGAGTCTTCGGCGATGCATCGGTCACCGGCAAGCCGAGCGGCGACGACCTCCGTGAGGGCAAGCGCACGGTGCTCATCGCGCTGGCGAGGAAGCAACTGTCGAACGGGCAGCGACGACTCCTCGACGAACTCCTCGGCGACCCCGACCTCACCGCGCAGCAGGTGGACATGTTGCAGCGCACCATTCGGGAGAGCGGCGCAGTCGATGCCATCGAGGCCATGATCGCCGAGAACGTCGAGCGTGCCATCGCCGCAGTCGATGCCGCCCCTTTGGCGGCGCAGGCCCGTTTCCAACTCAGGGAACTCGCAACCACGGTCACCCGACGCGACTTCTGACGCGAACCTGTCCGCGTCTACGTGTCGGCATCGGCCTGGGCCGCTGTTGCGCGTCGAGTTCTCGCGGCGGTATCAGCGCGAATTGGCCCGGATCCCTTGCCCGTACCACTCTCCAACCGTTGTTGTGAAGAAGCAGATGGTGATGGCGGCAGAGCAGTACCCCGTCGTCGAGGTCGGTGCGCCCACCGGCGGCCCAGGGGTCGATGTGATGCGCTTCCGTCCAGGACGGCGGCCGATCGCACCCCGGCCACCGGCATCCGCCATCCCGTTCGGCGAGTGCGACGCGCTGCGAACCCGTGAACAGCCTGCGTGCGCGGCCGACGTCGAGCACTTCACTCGCTCCGCCGAACACGATGGGGAGGACACCCGCGTCGCACGCGATTCGTCGCGCAGTCGCCGCGCTGATCGGCTCCGCCGACGTCTCGTGCCTCGGCTGACGTCGTTCAGCTCACGCCGGAGATCTGTGTAATCGACCGAGACCCGAACTGCCGGCTTCGTCGCACCGAAGACGCGGCTGTCGTCGACTTCCCCTGCTATCCGCACCATCTCGACGACCGCATCGACTGCGAGTTGACCCACCGAACGGCCGTCGTCGACGACGCCCTCGGCTCGCCTCCTGTCGCCGACCTCGATGAACCTCGGACCACCCCGTCGGGGCGCCGTCACGGCATCGACGGCCGAGACGATCACTGCGGCCGACTCCGGGTCGAGGAGACCGCTGAGCCTCCGCATCCCGTCGATCTCGGGACCGATGCGGAGGAATCGCTTCTCACGCAGCACCTGCTCCCGCTCCGCAACGCCCTGTCGGTCGAGCGTGTCACGCGCCGAGGCAGCCATACGCGCGACTGCGTCCGAGTGGGTGCTCCGTGATTCACGGGCGAGGGCCCCGATCACCGACCCGAAGGCGGACGGGTCGACCGAGCCGGAAACCGGACTCAGCGACCTGAGGATGCCGTCAGCGGCATCCAACGCAATCGTTGCGTCGAGCAGCCCGGCGACAACCGGGCCGAATTCCACGCCCTGGGCGCCGACTCCTGGTTCGTCGACCGCGCCGCCGGACGCTGCAGCGATCGCAGACCCGACCCTCACCAGTGCGGCGGCCTCGCGGTAGCTCGACCCGGACAGCTGCCGCACCAACGATGCAGCGTTGCGATGCCCGTGCCGTGCCGCCAGGCCGGAATGCCCGGCCTCGCGCCCCGATCTGGTCGCGATCTCTCCCGCCAGCCGGGCACTCGCCGCGTCGACCAATCGCTTGAGCCGGGACACGTCGACCATGCGCCCCTGGAGCTCCCTGTCGGAAAGCACCGCCGGCTCCCCGACAAGGTCGTTCAGAGCAGAGCCGAGCAACGTTTCGCATGAAGCCTCGCCTCGGTTGCGCTGGTCGGTGGTCATGCCTTGAGTCAACCAGCCGCGACAACGGCGCGAAGGGCCGCGCTGCGATCGGTTGAGAGCAGATGCGTCGGGTCGATTGTGGAGGAGCCGCAGCTCAGACGGGCGAGGAACCGGACGCGCCGGCTGAGTACACCGCAACCAGTGAACCTTCGAACTGGGCGACCGAGCGAAGCGTCCCATATCGTTCATCCCAGGTCCCGTCAGCGAGGTCCCGGCCCAACTCCTGTTCGAAGCGTTCGTGAACATCCGCCGGAACGAAGCTCCACGCCGAGTTCGCGCGGCGGGCGCCCGGGTCGAGCAGCAGCTCGGGCCGGCCGTAGTAGGCCTCGCCGAAGCCGTCCACGCATGCCAGCGGAACCGGCACGGGCTCGACGATCGCGTCGTCACCGAGAATCCTCGCGATTCGCCGCGGCGCCGGGTAACGTCGGCGCTCGACCTCGATCACCTCCGGCGCATAGTCGACCAGCCAGAAGCGGTCGAGGGCGTCTGGATCGCACGTCAGGACGACCACCGGCCCCCTCGTGACCCGTCGCAGTTCCGACAGCCCGCGTTTCAGGTCGCGCCACTGGTGCACTGAGAACGTCGACATCCCGCCATCGAACTCGTCGTCGCGGAACGGCAGGTCCTCCGCCAACGCGTCCACGGCTGCCGGCAATTGGCCGCCTCGCTGCGATCGCATCACC
It encodes the following:
- a CDS encoding DUF3040 domain-containing protein; this translates as MPLSEHEQRLLEEMERSLYHNDADFVATVGGRRGRPAYRSIVLGILLAVVGVGVLITGVFIQVPIVGVVGFVLMFAGVLLAIAPPRRSSAAPEDVTDRPANHNGGSSSAQPGFMDKLNDRWDKRQDGHNN
- a CDS encoding peptidoglycan D,D-transpeptidase FtsI family protein, with translation MTRKSMRRRTAVTVAAIVVTVGVLGGKLVDIQVVRADELQRQSVNAKSYSQPLYGIRGDIVDEAGNTLAGSVWRYTAALSPFDANEAAKQDGQSTLTKAVNDIGRITGKGGPAILALIQNALKSDPQSKYALVKSGMDVTMFDQLDKLNIPWLSFTKTPSRTYPNGAVGGNLVGFVSGEGQAQAGLELSQNACLAGQNGKETSQLGADGVAIPGSTVVEKPAKNGGQLVTTIDSDLQWFAQQELAQVVPALGAKFGFVTVAEVKTGKLRAVAQYPSVDPNNVDGTPSNYWGALPFTTPYEPGSTFKALTASALIDNGKATPASQVMAPYRFVSGHGADLHDSGFHDTERLTLTGVLMLSSNTGMSILGSKMDDTVRYNYLKAFGIGQDTGIDFPGESSGILHPVSSWDDQTKYATMFGQGVSATQIQMVSAYQALANGGKRIPLQLIDGCKQADGTMTDVPKPKATQVISRSASQQTLGMMESVVQQGELSKQLNIPGYRVAAKTGTAQQPDGRGGYLPSYYVSVMGVAPVDDPQYVVSVNIGYPTTITSSAAAAPLFKTIMSQVLKTFRVKPSTTAPANYDPYY
- the mraZ gene encoding division/cell wall cluster transcriptional repressor MraZ — protein: MFLGTYSPKLDEKGRIILPAKFRDELASGIVMTRGQEHCVYVFSQREFESLHEKIRQAPVTSKQARDYLRVFLSGASAETPDKQNRVTVPQSLRSYAGLDRDLVVIGAGSRAEIWDAEAWETYLAEQEASFANTTEEVIPGLF
- a CDS encoding HNH endonuclease signature motif containing protein, whose product is MFGGASEVLDVGRARRLFTGSQRVALAERDGGCRWPGCDRPPSWTEAHHIDPWAAGGRTDLDDGVLLCRHHHLLLHNNGWRVVRARDPGQFALIPPRELDAQQRPRPMPTRRRGQVRVRSRVG
- the rsmH gene encoding 16S rRNA (cytosine(1402)-N(4))-methyltransferase RsmH produces the protein MTDNTPADRLHTPVLLERCVELLAPALQAPGAVFVDATLGMGGHSEAFLERFPELVLVGLDRDPEALAIAGERLGRFGDRVHLVHTVYDGIADAVHELGFDEIDGVLFDLGVSSLQLDRVDRGFSYSKDAPLDMRMDSTSELTAETILATYSEADLRRIFRDYGEEKLAQRYAHRIVEARQEHPFVRSAQLVDVITQATPVAVQRQGHPAKRVFQALRIEVNQELAVLERAIPAAIDALAVGGRIVVEAYQSLEDRIVKRVLQAKSTSSAPAGLPVELPEHRPELKLLIRGAELADDDEKAANPRATPVRLRAAERVRRGS
- a CDS encoding polyprenyl synthetase family protein — protein: MGESIRFVDLVQSRIDDFLDTRSPILVSIGAELSPIQAFSRDFLSGGKRFRALFCYWGWQSARSVGSDPDSAFVESTGALAPVVSAAGALELFHAAALVHDDIIDNSDTRRGSPAAHRRFETLHRQEGWTGDPADFGSSAALLLGDLLLSWSDELFDEGLQELPSASGRRAARAEFNRMRIEVTAGQYLDILEERAWNTQDEAEHLSRAERVIVYKSAKYSVEAPLVIGAQLAGATVGQIDSLRSFGLPLGIAYQLRDDLLGVFGDASVTGKPSGDDLREGKRTVLIALARKQLSNGQRRLLDELLGDPDLTAQQVDMLQRTIRESGAVDAIEAMIAENVERAIAAVDAAPLAAQARFQLRELATTVTRRDF